From Christensenellaceae bacterium, the proteins below share one genomic window:
- the cas2 gene encoding CRISPR-associated endonuclease Cas2: MYVVLVYDIKSQGGGNVTNNVFKICKKFLTHVQNSVFEGDLDKAQYLDLSFQLRQYLRKGDSCIVFSSNNNKWMKKDFLVEEEDKLTNLL; this comes from the coding sequence ATGTATGTAGTATTGGTTTATGACATAAAAAGCCAGGGCGGCGGCAATGTTACAAACAATGTGTTTAAGATATGTAAAAAGTTTCTGACGCATGTTCAAAACTCGGTTTTTGAAGGAGACCTTGATAAGGCACAATATTTAGACCTTTCTTTTCAGCTTAGACAATATTTAAGGAAAGGGGATTCATGCATAGTTTTTAGCAGTAACAACAATAAATGGATGAAAAAGGATTTCTTAGTTGAGGAGGAAGATAAGCTGACTAACTTGCTGTAA